The genomic DNA TCCCCAGCCGCATCAGGAGCACCAAAGTGGCGATGGGCGCGGTGGTCGGCAGTTCGACCGCGGCGGGAATCGCCAGTTGGCTGCTGCGTCAGCGCCGAGCGAGTCGGGAAGCCAAGGCGCGCTCCACCGAGGTCGTCGTGCGCATCGTCACGGAGCCACGCGCCGCCGACGAGAACTGAGCGACCGAACATCACCGTCCCATGAGTCCGACGGACGGTTGGATACACTGTGGCGGCCGCTCAAGCGGCGTGTGGCCGTGCGGGAGCCTTCGCCCACGAACGCGCCGCTCGAGGCGGAACTGAATACCGAGGTCAGAACGACTCGGTCCCATCGTCTAGGGGCCTAGGACACCACCCTCTCAAGGTGGAGACACGGGTTCAAATCCCGTTGGGACTACCAGCACTCACCTGCCGAAATGGTCGAAGGGAAGGCCGGGGGATGACCCGGCCCCTCGCGTTCCCCCCCTTCGTTCCCCCTCTTCGTTCCCCATGACCCGGAGCATGGCTTCACGCACAGCGTGTGTCGGTGATCGATGGCTGGGGCCACTTAGATTCGGCCCGGAAGCAAGGGCCGAGCGCCCCCCACTGATCAGACCGTGTCTGGTGGGCGCTGAGGGACTCGAACCCCCGACGTTCGTGTAAGGGCGAGCGAACGTGCTGGTCAGGGCGTTGAGCTGTGGAGCCGAGTGGACTGGAGTACCTCCGAGTACCTTGGAATGCCTTCGAGTTGTTCTGCAGGGGTTATGCGAGGGCACAGGCGGTGTTGCCGCACGCCGAGCCGGGCTGACTGGGTGGCGCCTGACGAGCTCGGTGTTGGCTGGACTCCTCATCGGCGCGGTGATCCTGGCCCTTCAGGTCACGCTGCAGCCGGGCTAGATCGCCGGCGGATGCGACCTCGTGAACGAGCGTGGTTTGCCGAGGGGGTTCGTTCCGATAGATGATGCCCGGACGAGCGCCTAGTGCCTACGCCACTGCGGTTCGGTGTTCCCATCCTGAACGCGCCCAAGGGGGAGGAAACGCATTGACTGTCGTCGAGTACGAGCCCAACGAAACGTTTCCGGGCGTGATCGGGAGAACAGCTGAGGAATCCAGCCCGGCGTGGCCTGCGCCAGTGCGGGCGCCGAAGGATACGCCCAATGTCGTCTTCATCGTCCTAGACGACACGGGGTTCGGTCAGCTCGGCTGCTATGGCGCTCCGATCCAGACACCGAACCTCGACTCGATCGCGGCGAACGGTTTGCGCTACAACAACATGCACACGACGGCGCTGTGTTCGCCGAGCCGCTCCGCCATCATCACCGGGCGGAACCACCATTCCAACGGCATGGCCGCCGTGACGGAGCTCGCGACCGGCTATCCGGGCTACAACGGGGTCGTCCCGTTCGAGAACGGCATGCTGCCGGAGATGCTTCTCGAACACGGATACAGCACGTTCATGGTCGGCAAGTGGCACCTGGCGCCGAGCAACCAGGAGACCGCTGCAGGTCCATACGACCGCTGGCCGCTTGGCCGCGGGTTCCAGCGGTTCTACGGATTCCTGGGCGGCGACACGAGTCAGTGGTATCCGGATCTCGTGTACGACAACCACCAAGTCGAGCCGCCGAAGTCGCCCGAGGACGGCTATCACCTGAGCGAGGACCTGGTGGACAGGGCCGTGGGGTTCATCGCCGATTCCAAGCAGGTCGATCCTGACAAGCCGTTCTACCTGCACCTCTGCTTCGGCGCCGCCCACGCGCCCCATCACGTCGCGAAGGAGTGGGCAGACAAGTACGAGGGGGCGTTCGATGATGGCTGGGACGCCTATCGCGAGACGACGTTCGCCCGTCAGAAAGAGCTCGGCATCCTCCCGGCCGACGCCGAACTGTCGCGGCATGATCCCGACGTCCCCGATTGGGACTCCCTCAGCCCTGAGGCTCGACGGCTCTCCAGCCGTTTCATGGAGGTGTTCGCCGGCTTCCTCACATTCACCGACCTGCAGATCGGACGACTCCTGGCGTTCCTCACCGAGATCGGCGAACTCGACAACACGTTGATCATGGTCATCTCCGACAACGGTGCGAGCGCGGAAGGCGGTCCGACGGGAACGACGAACGAGGGGCAGTTCTTCAACAACGCGCCGGAGTCGCTCGAGGAGAGCCTCGAACGCATCGACGAGATCGGCGGTCCGAAGACCTTCAACCACTATCCATGGGGATGGACGGCCGCGGGCAACACGCCGTTCCGCCGCTGGAAGCGTGAGACCTATCGTGGCGGCTCGTCCGATCCGTTCATCGTCTCGTGGCCGAAAGGGATCAAGACCAAGGGCGAGGTCCGACCCCAGTACACGCACATCATCGATATGGTGCCGACCGTGCTCGACCTCCTTGGGGTCGCACCTCCGTCGACTATCAGGGGGGTTACCCAGGCACCGATCCACGGCGTCAGCTTCGCGCATACGCTCGATGACGCCGCCGCGGAGAGCAACCGTCACACGCAGTATTTCGAGATGTTCGGCCACCGGTCCATCTATCACGACGGCTGGCGAGCGGTCTGCCCATGGCCAGGTCCGTCGTTCACCGAGTCAGCACCCAAAGAGTGGGGCGAGCCCATCACTGCGGACACCCTGTCGGAGCTCGACGCGACGGGCTGGGAGCTCTACCACGTGGCGGAAGACTTCGCGGAGAACCACGACGTGGCGGCCGAGCACCGGGACAAGCTGATCGCGATGATCGGGACGTGGTACGTGGAGGCAGGCAAGTACGACGTCATGCCCATCGACGGGAGTGCTCTCGCCCGGCTGGTCGTCGACAAGCCCCTCGTAGCGAGTCCTCGTGACCGCTACATCTACCGACCCGGCACGCAGTCGGTCCCGTTCTTCGCCGGCCCCCGCCTGCTCAACCGCCCGCACAGCATCACGGCGGATGTCGAGATTCCAGACGCCGGCGCCGAGGGCGTGCTGCTGTGCCAAGGGA from Actinomycetota bacterium includes the following:
- a CDS encoding arylsulfatase; translation: MTVVEYEPNETFPGVIGRTAEESSPAWPAPVRAPKDTPNVVFIVLDDTGFGQLGCYGAPIQTPNLDSIAANGLRYNNMHTTALCSPSRSAIITGRNHHSNGMAAVTELATGYPGYNGVVPFENGMLPEMLLEHGYSTFMVGKWHLAPSNQETAAGPYDRWPLGRGFQRFYGFLGGDTSQWYPDLVYDNHQVEPPKSPEDGYHLSEDLVDRAVGFIADSKQVDPDKPFYLHLCFGAAHAPHHVAKEWADKYEGAFDDGWDAYRETTFARQKELGILPADAELSRHDPDVPDWDSLSPEARRLSSRFMEVFAGFLTFTDLQIGRLLAFLTEIGELDNTLIMVISDNGASAEGGPTGTTNEGQFFNNAPESLEESLERIDEIGGPKTFNHYPWGWTAAGNTPFRRWKRETYRGGSSDPFIVSWPKGIKTKGEVRPQYTHIIDMVPTVLDLLGVAPPSTIRGVTQAPIHGVSFAHTLDDAAAESNRHTQYFEMFGHRSIYHDGWRAVCPWPGPSFTESAPKEWGEPITADTLSELDATGWELYHVAEDFAENHDVAAEHRDKLIAMIGTWYVEAGKYDVMPIDGSALARLVVDKPLVASPRDRYIYRPGTQSVPFFAGPRLLNRPHSITADVEIPDAGAEGVLLCQGTAAGGYSLFLKGGKLRYVHNYVGRDLYTVESEGDVPAGKHELRFEFEPTGEPDMPNGKGAPGRLQLYVDGTLVGNAEAPVTTPFVFNPGALTCGANPGSPVTDDYTSPFTFTGTLYTVTVDVSGELITDPESELRAHMARQ